Proteins encoded by one window of Myxococcales bacterium:
- a CDS encoding ABC-F family ATP-binding cassette domain-containing protein, with protein sequence MTVLQVGNVRFGYAGDTLFDNVTFTVAAGERAALVAPNGAGKSTLLRIVAGELEPDAGSALIRKGASVGYYRQSHEVRATGDVLSAFLSGFAEVLALREALTAAQEAAATGEPRALDALAHAQDRYHLAQGDELEREVSILAQRLGFSERDLSRSVASLSGGERGRLTLGTILAKKPDLLLLDEPTNHLDLDTIAWLESFLVAYRGALVVVSHDRAFLDNVSNVTLELGTRGLRAYPLAYSAYAEARKDDLARERAVLERQQAFIEKTEDFIRRNIAGQKTKMAQSRRKMLDKLERVSGPEDVWDVADRIAFRFAPALRSGDIVLDARGLAASRGGRALFSRVELLIRRGERIGVVGPNGAGKSTLLKLLAGRGEAADVGSVKRGTNLQDGYFDQHLGEVDTAKTAVEEVRRVRADFTVEAARQYLARFRFWGDDPLRSVGGFSGGERSRLALAKLLLEPRNLLFLDEPTNHLDIPAAEILEEALTGFEGTVVLVSHDRRFLENVTTRIVAVRDGAVDVYPGTFREYSAHLAKRASAAAGEEAAARSAKRSKAPPPKKVEASPAASAARQASEAPRASFEQQRQQARDKERRKRRVAELEDLIAAGEATLEKLRAELREDPGGDWAKLAEKAKEEQSLQKRVEKMMDEWTRLSEGGP encoded by the coding sequence GTGACCGTTCTTCAAGTGGGCAACGTGCGCTTCGGGTACGCCGGCGACACGCTGTTCGACAACGTCACCTTCACCGTCGCCGCGGGCGAGCGGGCCGCGCTCGTCGCGCCCAATGGCGCGGGCAAGTCGACCCTCCTGCGCATCGTGGCCGGCGAGCTCGAGCCGGACGCCGGGAGCGCGCTCATCCGCAAGGGCGCGAGCGTTGGGTACTACCGACAGTCGCACGAGGTCCGCGCGACCGGCGACGTGCTCTCGGCGTTCTTGTCGGGCTTCGCCGAGGTGCTCGCGCTCCGCGAGGCGCTCACCGCGGCCCAGGAGGCGGCGGCGACCGGCGAGCCGCGCGCGCTCGACGCGCTCGCGCACGCCCAGGATCGCTACCACCTCGCGCAGGGCGACGAGCTCGAACGCGAGGTGTCTATCCTAGCGCAGCGACTAGGTTTTTCGGAGCGCGATCTGTCGCGTTCGGTCGCGTCGCTCTCGGGTGGAGAGCGAGGTCGGCTCACCCTCGGGACGATCCTCGCGAAGAAGCCCGACCTGCTCCTGCTCGACGAGCCCACGAACCACCTCGACCTCGACACCATCGCCTGGCTCGAGTCGTTCCTCGTCGCGTACCGCGGCGCGCTGGTCGTCGTCTCTCACGACCGCGCGTTCCTCGACAACGTGTCGAACGTGACCCTCGAGCTCGGCACGAGGGGGCTGCGCGCGTACCCGCTCGCGTACTCGGCCTACGCAGAGGCGCGGAAAGACGACCTCGCGCGCGAGCGCGCCGTGCTCGAGCGGCAGCAGGCCTTCATCGAGAAGACCGAGGACTTCATCCGGCGAAACATCGCGGGACAGAAGACCAAGATGGCGCAGAGCCGGCGCAAAATGCTCGACAAGCTCGAGCGCGTCTCCGGCCCCGAGGACGTGTGGGACGTCGCCGATCGCATCGCGTTTCGGTTCGCACCGGCGCTCCGCTCGGGCGACATCGTGCTCGACGCGAGGGGCCTCGCCGCGTCGCGCGGGGGGCGAGCGCTCTTCTCTCGTGTGGAGTTGCTCATCCGCCGTGGCGAGCGCATCGGCGTGGTGGGCCCGAACGGCGCCGGCAAGTCCACGCTGCTGAAGCTCCTCGCGGGGCGTGGCGAGGCCGCGGATGTGGGCTCCGTGAAGCGCGGCACGAACCTCCAAGACGGATATTTCGACCAGCACCTCGGCGAGGTCGACACCGCGAAGACCGCCGTCGAGGAGGTCCGCCGCGTGCGGGCCGACTTCACGGTGGAGGCGGCGCGCCAGTACCTCGCCCGGTTCCGCTTCTGGGGCGACGATCCGCTCCGCAGCGTGGGGGGCTTCTCGGGCGGTGAGCGCTCGCGGCTCGCCCTCGCGAAGCTCTTGCTCGAGCCTCGCAACCTGCTCTTCCTCGACGAGCCGACCAACCACCTCGACATCCCCGCGGCCGAGATCCTCGAGGAGGCGCTCACGGGCTTCGAGGGCACCGTGGTGCTCGTCTCGCACGATCGGCGCTTCTTGGAGAACGTGACGACGCGCATCGTCGCCGTGCGCGACGGCGCGGTCGACGTGTACCCTGGCACCTTCCGCGAATACTCGGCGCACCTCGCGAAGCGGGCCTCGGCGGCGGCCGGCGAGGAGGCCGCGGCGAGGTCGGCGAAGAGATCGAAGGCGCCGCCCCCGAAGAAGGTCGAGGCTTCGCCCGCCGCGTCCGCCGCGCGCCAGGCGTCCGAAGCGCCGCGCGCCTCGTTCGAGCAGCAGCGCCAGCAGGCGCGTGACAAGGAGCGCCGCAAGCGCCGCGTGGCCGAGCTCGAGGACCTCATCGCGGCCGGCGAGGCCACCTTGGAGAAGCTCCGGGCCGAGCTCCGCGAGGATCCCGGCGGCGACTGGGCGAAGCTGGCGGAGAAGGCCAAAGAGGAGCAGTCTTTGCAGAAGCGCGTGGAGAAGATGATGGACGAGTGGACTCGCCTCTCGGAGGGCGGCCCGTGA
- a CDS encoding FliI/YscN family ATPase — MRLDLEALRRRLQETPSAPVRGRVLAVTGLALRFALPGARVGDVVVVQRRGEPLPCEVVGFSEGVAIGMPLGSLVGVGPDDEVRPTGAPFRVPVGEGLLGRVVDGLGRFLDGGPELDPGCATVAADRAPPRALERPPIDRVFPTGVRVIDGLLTLGEGQRVGLFAGSGVGKTTLLGAIARGADADVVVCALVGERGREVRDLLEQLGEAGRAKAIVVAATSDVPALERVRSAEIATAYAEWLRDRGMRVLLVVDSITRYARALREIGLSVGEPPTRRGFPPSVFAALPRLLERAGRAGGGGSITAIYTVLVEGGDLDEPVADEVRGILDGHIVLDRGLAERGRFPAVNAPASVSRLMGAVATKEHQRLAVRLRALLVAYEGKRDLVQLGAYAKGADKTLDEALAKLARIERLLSQGPGDPATFASTVGALEDLVG, encoded by the coding sequence CTGAGGTTGGACCTCGAAGCGCTGCGCCGGCGTCTGCAAGAGACCCCCTCGGCGCCGGTGCGGGGGCGCGTGCTGGCCGTCACTGGGCTGGCGCTCCGCTTCGCGCTGCCGGGCGCGCGGGTGGGCGACGTGGTGGTGGTCCAGCGGCGGGGCGAGCCGCTCCCCTGCGAGGTCGTGGGCTTCTCGGAGGGCGTCGCGATCGGCATGCCCCTCGGTTCGCTCGTGGGGGTCGGACCCGACGACGAGGTGCGGCCGACCGGCGCCCCCTTCCGCGTCCCGGTGGGGGAGGGCCTCCTCGGTCGCGTGGTGGACGGGCTCGGGCGCTTCCTCGACGGTGGGCCGGAGCTCGACCCCGGCTGCGCGACCGTCGCGGCCGACCGCGCGCCCCCGCGCGCGCTCGAGCGCCCGCCCATCGATCGCGTGTTCCCCACCGGAGTGCGCGTCATCGACGGGTTGCTCACGCTCGGAGAGGGGCAGCGCGTGGGGCTCTTCGCGGGGTCGGGGGTAGGGAAGACCACGCTGCTCGGCGCGATCGCGCGCGGCGCCGACGCCGACGTGGTCGTGTGCGCGCTCGTGGGCGAGCGTGGGCGCGAGGTGCGAGATCTCCTCGAGCAGCTGGGCGAGGCGGGCCGGGCCAAGGCCATCGTGGTGGCGGCGACGAGCGACGTGCCCGCGCTCGAGCGCGTGCGCTCCGCGGAGATCGCCACCGCGTACGCGGAGTGGCTTCGCGATCGAGGCATGCGGGTGCTCCTCGTGGTCGACTCGATCACGCGGTACGCGCGCGCGCTCCGCGAGATCGGGCTGTCGGTCGGCGAGCCGCCCACGCGCCGAGGCTTCCCCCCGAGCGTCTTCGCCGCGCTCCCGCGGCTGCTCGAGCGCGCGGGCCGCGCGGGTGGCGGCGGCAGCATCACCGCGATTTACACCGTGCTCGTCGAGGGGGGAGATCTCGACGAGCCCGTGGCCGACGAGGTGCGCGGCATCCTGGACGGGCACATCGTCCTCGATCGTGGCCTCGCCGAGCGGGGCCGGTTCCCCGCCGTGAACGCGCCCGCGTCGGTGTCACGGCTCATGGGGGCGGTCGCGACGAAGGAGCACCAGCGGCTCGCTGTGCGCCTGCGGGCGCTGCTCGTCGCCTACGAGGGCAAGCGCGACCTCGTGCAGCTCGGCGCCTACGCGAAGGGCGCCGACAAGACGCTCGACGAGGCCCTGGCCAAGCTCGCGCGGATCGAGCGCCTGCTCAGCCAGGGGCCCGGGGACCCAGCGACGTTCGCCTCGACCGTGGGCGCGCTCGAAGATCTCGTGGGTTGA
- a CDS encoding VCBS repeat-containing protein encodes MRGRWLFRCVASVASAGSIVAVSACGEEPTSLFSYPEAGADEGGSEASTFEPGKSDGGRGCGTGCPTGLTCVGDVCVPPQPSCRPEGGVATPCRYDSYCHEPSGKCLPYGSVPEGRLTDPTCKLGAIPGAFAPKSKCEFPKAVPIVGDPFPNHVDVQATPAVARLGGPTAPPSIVVPFTAPVANSYTENLGVIRVLRGTDCAQEAVLGGVDLDADGAIDWARSSASVALADLDGDKNPEVIAYMVGTDGETMVAFTKKSGTWAPLWPRKKATHADGTTIFKATLTGGWAGPSVHDLDDDGKPEIVREGWVFDGATGKLRAAPPANYATYSQGIASVLANLDADPRVELTNGARVWELDPVANAWVEDTTYSQARPTGPCCSAIADFNPFDGQKKPEIAVATTDLLTIFKTDHSVFMGMQIAVPGGGGGPPTVADFDGDGLPEVALAGRAYYTVFDPDCQATPRPGGKCADRTHCDFAAGGACPDRILWSRGTQDITSNTTGSSIFDFEADGKAEAVYADECFARVYSGVDGRVLFSQYHSSCTWLENPIVADVDGDFRAELVVPNNTACGPVGVGQACTLNIDAQGVDTQFAGLVCQKPTDCVSGVCDQGYCRCTTSADCCADKDVTKCEGFGTKCANPPAGTAGAGKTCRANHPKGLQGIRVYEDAADRWVRSRTIWNQHAYAVTHVNEDGTIPKTSSWANNWVTPGLNNFRQNVPGTADAKDISDLTAQAGYSFACNSSGGAQLTSQACNRGTAPVGAGVSVGFYVAGAKVCSARTTQPLDPGKCEQVSCTWATPPGAAASAVDVTVLPNDDGAIAECNGDNNAGLVVGVFCTGIR; translated from the coding sequence ATGAGGGGGCGGTGGTTGTTTCGGTGCGTGGCGTCGGTGGCGTCCGCCGGATCCATCGTCGCCGTCTCCGCGTGCGGTGAGGAGCCGACCTCTCTCTTCTCGTATCCCGAGGCGGGAGCCGACGAGGGTGGGAGCGAAGCGAGCACCTTCGAACCGGGCAAGTCCGACGGCGGCCGCGGCTGTGGCACGGGCTGCCCCACGGGGCTCACCTGCGTGGGCGACGTGTGCGTCCCTCCGCAACCGAGCTGCCGCCCCGAGGGGGGTGTGGCCACGCCGTGCCGCTACGACAGCTACTGCCACGAGCCATCGGGCAAGTGCCTCCCGTACGGCTCCGTGCCAGAGGGGCGGCTCACCGATCCGACGTGCAAGCTCGGCGCGATCCCGGGGGCCTTCGCGCCCAAGAGCAAGTGCGAGTTCCCGAAGGCGGTGCCCATCGTGGGCGATCCCTTCCCCAACCACGTCGACGTGCAGGCCACCCCCGCCGTCGCGCGGCTGGGCGGGCCCACGGCGCCGCCCAGCATCGTCGTGCCGTTCACGGCGCCGGTCGCGAACAGCTACACCGAGAACCTGGGCGTGATCCGCGTGCTGCGGGGCACCGACTGCGCGCAGGAGGCCGTGCTCGGCGGCGTCGACCTCGACGCCGATGGCGCCATCGACTGGGCGCGCTCGTCGGCCTCGGTGGCCCTCGCCGATCTCGACGGCGACAAGAACCCCGAGGTCATCGCGTACATGGTCGGCACCGACGGCGAGACCATGGTCGCCTTCACGAAGAAGTCGGGTACGTGGGCCCCGCTCTGGCCGCGCAAGAAGGCGACCCACGCCGACGGCACGACCATCTTCAAGGCGACCCTCACGGGGGGGTGGGCCGGGCCGAGCGTCCACGACCTCGACGACGACGGGAAGCCCGAGATCGTCCGCGAGGGCTGGGTGTTCGACGGCGCCACCGGGAAGCTCCGCGCCGCGCCGCCAGCGAACTACGCGACCTACAGTCAGGGCATCGCCAGCGTGCTCGCGAACCTCGACGCGGATCCTCGCGTCGAGCTCACCAACGGCGCGCGCGTGTGGGAGCTCGACCCTGTCGCCAACGCCTGGGTCGAGGACACCACGTACTCGCAGGCCAGGCCCACCGGCCCGTGCTGTAGCGCGATCGCCGACTTCAACCCGTTCGACGGGCAGAAGAAGCCCGAGATCGCCGTCGCCACGACCGATCTGCTCACCATCTTCAAGACCGATCACTCCGTGTTCATGGGCATGCAAATCGCCGTGCCGGGCGGCGGTGGCGGCCCGCCCACGGTGGCCGACTTCGACGGCGACGGTCTGCCGGAGGTCGCCCTCGCCGGCCGCGCCTACTACACCGTGTTCGACCCCGACTGCCAGGCCACGCCGCGGCCCGGCGGAAAGTGTGCAGACCGCACGCATTGCGACTTCGCCGCGGGCGGCGCGTGCCCCGATCGCATCCTCTGGTCGCGTGGCACGCAGGACATCACCTCGAACACCACGGGCAGCTCCATCTTCGACTTCGAGGCCGACGGCAAGGCCGAGGCGGTCTACGCCGACGAGTGCTTCGCGCGGGTGTACTCGGGCGTCGACGGGCGGGTGCTCTTCTCGCAGTACCACTCGTCGTGCACCTGGCTCGAGAACCCCATCGTGGCGGACGTGGATGGCGATTTTCGCGCCGAGCTCGTCGTGCCGAACAACACGGCGTGCGGGCCGGTCGGGGTAGGGCAGGCGTGCACGTTGAACATCGACGCGCAGGGCGTAGACACGCAGTTCGCCGGGCTCGTCTGCCAAAAGCCGACCGACTGTGTCTCGGGCGTGTGCGACCAGGGCTACTGTCGCTGCACGACCAGCGCCGACTGCTGCGCCGACAAGGACGTGACCAAGTGCGAGGGCTTCGGCACGAAGTGCGCGAACCCGCCCGCGGGCACGGCGGGCGCGGGGAAGACCTGCCGCGCGAACCACCCGAAGGGGCTTCAGGGCATTCGCGTGTACGAGGACGCGGCCGACCGGTGGGTCCGCTCGCGCACGATCTGGAACCAGCACGCGTACGCGGTGACGCACGTGAACGAGGACGGCACCATCCCGAAGACCTCGTCGTGGGCGAACAACTGGGTCACCCCTGGGCTGAACAATTTCCGCCAGAACGTGCCGGGCACGGCGGACGCGAAGGACATCTCCGACCTCACCGCGCAGGCAGGGTACTCGTTCGCGTGCAACTCGTCCGGCGGCGCCCAGCTCACGTCGCAGGCGTGCAACCGCGGCACGGCGCCGGTAGGCGCGGGCGTGAGCGTGGGCTTCTACGTGGCCGGCGCGAAGGTGTGCTCGGCGCGCACGACCCAGCCGCTCGATCCGGGCAAGTGCGAGCAGGTGAGCTGCACCTGGGCGACCCCGCCGGGCGCCGCGGCGTCGGCCGTCGACGTCACGGTGCTCCCGAACGACGACGGCGCCATCGCCGAGTGCAACGGCGACAACAACGCGGGCCTCGTTGTGGGTGTATTCTGCACGGGAATCCGCTGA
- a CDS encoding YqgE/AlgH family protein — MSIHAIEPGLLLAAPRLGDPHFQGTVVLLGVHEATGSLGWTLNGALVDDASTIVRATSLVAPDDALPDTFEGPALRGGPVSPNSVWIVYRRAAGDELLPGSITVGDEIAVTSSVEALRTLIDSRGPEVFRLLVGYAGWDSGQLERELSRGSWLPAAADATLLFEGDTGTLWERAYAQAIGTIPQAFVGTRGQA; from the coding sequence GTGTCGATCCACGCCATCGAGCCTGGCCTGCTCCTCGCCGCGCCCCGCCTGGGCGATCCACACTTCCAGGGGACCGTGGTGCTGCTCGGCGTCCACGAGGCGACAGGGTCGCTCGGCTGGACGCTGAACGGCGCCCTGGTGGACGACGCGTCGACCATCGTCCGCGCCACGAGCCTCGTGGCGCCCGACGACGCCCTCCCGGACACCTTCGAGGGGCCCGCGCTGCGCGGCGGCCCGGTGTCACCGAACTCGGTCTGGATCGTGTACCGCCGCGCGGCCGGCGACGAGCTCTTGCCAGGGTCGATCACCGTAGGCGACGAGATCGCCGTCACGTCTTCCGTCGAGGCGCTCCGCACGCTCATCGACTCCCGCGGACCCGAGGTCTTCCGGCTGCTCGTGGGCTACGCGGGGTGGGACTCCGGCCAGCTCGAGCGTGAGCTGTCGCGCGGGTCGTGGCTGCCCGCCGCGGCCGACGCGACGCTGCTCTTCGAGGGCGACACCGGCACGCTCTGGGAGCGCGCCTACGCGCAGGCCATCGGGACGATCCCGCAAGCGTTCGTCGGCACACGCGGCCAGGCGTGA